In Candida orthopsilosis Co 90-125, chromosome 4 draft sequence, a single genomic region encodes these proteins:
- a CDS encoding Ngt1 N-acetylglucosamine (GlcNAc)-specific transporter: MSEEKATAPVEITSTSSGSKDLENHIGDDQVHLELKHHTLAEIEASGAWYDKTLSIFGKKFHYSNAMVQICMCAFVIFMTPGMYNALTGIGASISDKPTADNASVALYSTFATIGFFGGTICNTIGVRASLILGGLGYALYAGSLLSFNHNENKGFVIFAGAFLGVCAAVLWSAQGLVVLSYATEQNKGKAIMIFWVIFNLGGVIGSIIPLANNLENKGSAANDGTFIAFIVLMCCGSCIACFMLPSSKVWKSDGTKVASDAHKFPNWKDELMDLFKLLIHEPKILIMFPMFFASNWFYTYHFNNVNHGMFNLRTRSLNSLLYWLAQMIGAIILGYILDLKRFSRPTRAKIGWTILFVLGLAIWGGGLKFQLEFTREDVESVPPKITPMDYTEGRYIGPMFLYIFYGGYDAIFQTYVLWTLGALSNNPKKVALYAGFYKGIQSAGAAIAWRLDAIAVPYMNLFASSWALVQGSLLIAIPLLWFKITDHTDAMQDGLDNVVGMEEIEVVKSNVEHRE; encoded by the coding sequence TATGATAAGACACTTAGTATATTTGGCAAGAAGTTCCACTATTCCAATGCCATGGTTCAAATTTGTATGTGCGCTTTCGTTATTTTCATGACTCCTGGTATGTACAATGCCCTTACTGGTATTGGGGCTTCGATTTCCGATAAACCAACTGCCGATAATGCTTCAGTTGCATTGTATTCGACATTTGCGACTATTGGGTTCTTTGGTGGTACTATATGTAATACGATTGGTGTTCGTGCATCATTAATTCTTGGTGGTTTAGGATATGCTTTATATGCTGGTTCATTATTATCTTTTAACcataatgaaaataaaggATTTGTTATCTTCGCTGGTGCATTCTTGGGTGTTTGTGCCGCTGTGCTTTGGTCTGCTCAAGGTTTAGTTGTGTTGAGTTATGCCACTGAACAGAATAAAGGTAAGGCAATTATGATTTTTTGGgttattttcaatttgggtGGCGTTATTGGCTCCATTATTCCTTTGGCTAATAACCTTGAAAATAAAGGTTCTGCAGCTAATGATGGAACTTTTATTGCATTCATTGTATTGATGTGTTGTGGTTCGTGTATTGCCTGCTTTATGTTACCAAGTTCGAAAGTTTGGAAACTGGATGGTACTAAAGTTGCTAGTGATGCTCATAAATTCCCCAATTGgaaagatgaattgatggatttgtttaaattgttgattcatGAACCTAAAATTCTCATTATGTTCCCCATGttttttgcatcaaattGGTTCTACACTTATCACTTCAATAATGTTAACCATGGTATGTTCAATTTAAGAACTAGATCATTAAACTCATTACTTTATTGGCTTGCACAAATGATTGGTGCTATTATCTTGGGTTATATTTTGGATCTTAAACGGTTTTCACGTCCAACTAGAGCCAAAATTGGTTGGACTATTCTTTTCGTTCTTGGCTTAGCCATTTGGGGTGGTGGTTTGaaattccaattggaaTTCACTAGAGAGGATGTGGAACTGGTACCTCCAAAAATCACTCCGATGGATTATACTGAAGGTCGTTATATTGGTCCCATGTTTCTTTACATCTTTTACGGTGGGTACGATGCCATTTTCCAGACTTATGTTTTATGGACTTTGGGTGCATTATCAAATAATCCCAAAAAAGTTGCCTTGTATGCTGGGTTCTACAAAGGTATTCAATCAGCTGGTGCTGCAATTGCTTGGAGATTGGATGCCATTGCTGTCCCATACATGAATTTATTTGCCTCGTCGTGGGCATTGGTTCAGGGgtcattgttgattgctATCCCACTTTTGTGGTTTAAGATTACTGATCATACTGATGCTATGCAAGATGGGTTGGAtaatgttgttggtatggaggaaattgaagttgtgAAGTCAAACGTTGAACATAGAGAATAG